TGTGAATATGATGTCCAATGTCATCTTTAAGAGAACGTGTCAGCATTGAACCTAAGGAAATGCCCATTCCGATAAAAATTAGAGCAAGGAAGCTTTTGCTCTCCGTTTGGTAAATAAACCCAAATCCAGCAATGAAAAATCCGAGCGACATGACAAAAGGAAGAATAGAAGGATTCGGCATATGAATATCACCCAATGGCTCTGCCGGAGTCATGCCTTTTTTCCCTTCTGTTTTTTCAATCCATAAAGGGTCGAGACCGCGTACAAGTGGAGTCTGAGCAAAATTATAATGCGGTGGTGGAGAAGAAATGGACCATTCCAGCGTACGTCCGTCCCATGGATCTCCACTTGCCTTAGGTTCTTTCACTGACGTATAAATAACATTAATTAAGAATATAAACGTCCCGATAAACATCAAGAAAGCACCAATGGAACTTATTAAGTTTCCTGTATCTAATCCTAGTCCCTCATGGAAAGTCCAATAACGTCGAGGCATCCCCATTAAACCTAAAAAGTGCTGAATAAAGAAAGTTAAGTGGAAGCCTACAAAAAATGGCCAGAAAGCAAGCTTTCCTAATTTTTCATTTAACACTTTACCGAACATCTTCGGCCACCAGTAATGGATGGAAGCAAATGCTCCAAACACAACCCCGCCTACAATTACGTAGTGGAAGTGACCGACTACAAAATAAGTATCATGATACTGGTAATCCGCAGCAGCAGCCGCGAGCATAACACCTGTCATTCCACCAATTGTAAAAGATGGAATAAAGGCAACAGACCAAAGCATCGCAGAAGTCATCTTAATATTTCCGCCCCACATCGTAAACAGCCAGTTAAAAATCTTAATACCAGTAGGAACAGCAATAGCCATAGTCGCAACTGCAAAAATCGAGTTAGCAATGGGTCCCATTCCAACGGTGAACATGTGGTGAGCCCATACCATAAAACCTAAAAATCCAATTAAAACGGTTGCAAAAACCATTGCAGAGTATCCGAACAACCTTTTCTTAGAGAAGGTTGAGAATATATCACTAAACGCGCCAAATAAAGGCAGGATCAGGATATATACTTCCGGGTGTCCGAATATCCAAAACAGGTGCTCCCAGATAATAACATTCCCGCCCTGGGCAACATCAAAAAAGGCTGCATCAAACATACGGTCAAACATCATTAAAAATAAACCAACGGTCAATGCAGGAAAGGCAAAAAGAATTAAAGTACTTGTTACGAATGAAGCCCATGTGAACAACGGCATCCGCATGTAACTCATACCAGGAGCTCTCATGTTCACGATCGTAACGAGAAAATTGATTCCTCCAATTAGTGTACCTGCCCCTGCGATCTGTAAACCAATGGTGTAATAATCGACTCCATGACCTGGGGAAGTCGTAGAGAGCGGTGCATAATTCGTCCAGCCTGCATCCGGTGCTCCACCTGTAAACCATGAAATATTTAAAAGTACTCCTCCAAAAAAGAACAGCCAGAATCCTAAAGAGTTCAAAAATGGAAATGCTACATCACGTGCACCTATTTGCAATGGAACAGCTGCATTCATTAAAGCAAAAATAATCGGCATAGCAGCTAAGAAGATCATCGTAGTTCCGTGCATGGTAAGCATTTCATTATAAAGTCCAGCAGCAATAAAATTGTTATCAGGCTTGATCAGCTGGATACGAATAATCATGGCCTCTATTCCACCCATAAGGAAGAAGAAACCACCGGATACCAAATAAAGATGTGCAATCTTTTTATGGTCAACCGTTGTTAAGTAATCCCATATAGCGGCGCCGAGTCCGCCTTTTTGTGCTACTGCAGTACTCACGCTGTTACCTCCCTTTCAAAAACCATCATGTAAAGCATTATTAACTGCCCTCTCCTGCAGACTCAGGCGTAACTTCTGAATGCTTTAACTGTAATAAATAATCAGCGATTTTTCCTGCTTCTTCTTCTGAAACAAGATTCATCGGCATTTTATTCCCTGGTTTTATTTCATTATTATTCACGATCCAGTCAACTAGGTTTTCTTTTGTAGGCTCAAGAATACCCGCAATCTTAGTACGATTGCCAAAGTTGGTTAAGTTTGGACCTACTCCAGCGGCAGAATTTCCAATGGCATGACAACTCATGCAGTTTTCTTTAAACAGCTTTTGTCCCTCCTGAGCACTAGTTGTCTCAGGTTTTGCTTCTGCATCTACATTTTTCATGTCCTTTTTCCACTGGTCAAATTTTTCAGGACTAACAGCAATGACCCTGAAATCCATCAGCGAATGGGAAGGGCCGCAAAGTTCGGCACAGTGTCCCGTGTAAACGCCTTCTTCATAGGCTTCTAAGTACATCGTGTTCATATTATCTCCAGGATTGGTGTCCATTTTTCCAGCTATTGCAGGAAGCCAGAACGAATGAATGACATCACTGGATTTCATATTTAAGTATACTCGCTTACCAGTTGGAATATATAAGTCCTGACTAGTAGCAATTTCCTGGTCCGCATAATTAAAATGCCACCAGTATTGATTTCCTGTCACTTCGATTGTTAAAGCGTCCTTATCATCCTGCTTGGACTGATCAGCTAAATTAAATGTCGCTTGAACCGTCGGCACAGCCAGCACCAGCAGTAAAAGGATTGGAATCACTGTCCAGATTACTTCAAGAGCTTTATTCCCTTCAGTTTGCTTGGGAATCATGTCTTCTTGTCCTTTTTTCTGCCTGTAACGGACAAGAACAAATGCGTAAATGGCCATTACGATAA
This Halobacillus salinarum DNA region includes the following protein-coding sequences:
- the ctaD gene encoding cytochrome c oxidase subunit I, with product MSTAVAQKGGLGAAIWDYLTTVDHKKIAHLYLVSGGFFFLMGGIEAMIIRIQLIKPDNNFIAAGLYNEMLTMHGTTMIFLAAMPIIFALMNAAVPLQIGARDVAFPFLNSLGFWLFFFGGVLLNISWFTGGAPDAGWTNYAPLSTTSPGHGVDYYTIGLQIAGAGTLIGGINFLVTIVNMRAPGMSYMRMPLFTWASFVTSTLILFAFPALTVGLFLMMFDRMFDAAFFDVAQGGNVIIWEHLFWIFGHPEVYILILPLFGAFSDIFSTFSKKRLFGYSAMVFATVLIGFLGFMVWAHHMFTVGMGPIANSIFAVATMAIAVPTGIKIFNWLFTMWGGNIKMTSAMLWSVAFIPSFTIGGMTGVMLAAAAADYQYHDTYFVVGHFHYVIVGGVVFGAFASIHYWWPKMFGKVLNEKLGKLAFWPFFVGFHLTFFIQHFLGLMGMPRRYWTFHEGLGLDTGNLISSIGAFLMFIGTFIFLINVIYTSVKEPKASGDPWDGRTLEWSISSPPPHYNFAQTPLVRGLDPLWIEKTEGKKGMTPAEPLGDIHMPNPSILPFVMSLGFFIAGFGFIYQTESKSFLALIFIGMGISLGSMLTRSLKDDIGHHIHKEDLKEGAGSE
- the coxB gene encoding cytochrome c oxidase subunit II, with protein sequence MRGWMVRFRSLIVFGALAFVLSGCGVENVSALKPKGYSAELLFDLMMISIAIMLFVFVIVMAIYAFVLVRYRQKKGQEDMIPKQTEGNKALEVIWTVIPILLLLVLAVPTVQATFNLADQSKQDDKDALTIEVTGNQYWWHFNYADQEIATSQDLYIPTGKRVYLNMKSSDVIHSFWLPAIAGKMDTNPGDNMNTMYLEAYEEGVYTGHCAELCGPSHSLMDFRVIAVSPEKFDQWKKDMKNVDAEAKPETTSAQEGQKLFKENCMSCHAIGNSAAGVGPNLTNFGNRTKIAGILEPTKENLVDWIVNNNEIKPGNKMPMNLVSEEEAGKIADYLLQLKHSEVTPESAGEGS